CTTAAAacatcaaattatttaaacttCATATTTTGATAGATATGAGACCTTTATCTACCTAAAGTGGTCGTCAATCTTAACACATTATTTGATGAGGTGAGGGCGTAACCTATTATTTGTAATTGACAGATTTGACCATAAAATTACTTAAGCGAGTGACATTGACATGTTGGTCATAACCTTAACAAACTGTGATGGTGTAATAAAATAACCTACGTAGTtcagttgttttattttaggttTTATTATTCCCTAATTTATATTTCCTTGTAACAAAATAGTATAAAAGAGGAATGCTATCAGAGATCTCTATCCATTTGTGTCTTACAAGCCACTCAAGTACATCAAAGACTAAAAGACAACCATGTAAGttgtatattgttttgtgtCTTTGATATTTATCTATAATTCCTTTGAATTCAGCTATCAAATACCTCTCAAAGATGATCAAGAATGTTGTCATAACACTGTGCATTCAAAACAATTGCAGGCAAAAGCCATTAAACCCAATAGAAACAACTGttgtcattttttaatttggaaacatacattgttttacattgtcttatcggggccttaattagctgactttgcggtatgggctgtGCTCATTATGGAAGGCCTTTCGGTGACCTataactgttaatgtttgtgtcattttggtctcttgtacacagttgtttcattggcaattataccacatcttcttttatataaagtttCCATACTTAGCGTATATATCTTTTACTTGATTcataaattaacttttttttctcattggctatcattcatatattcctatatctattgtaatAGAAAACGCTTTCAAAAAGATTCAGATATTATAGCAGATATTTAATtctcttttgaaataaattgatagCAAAGAGAACGCCTCACTTTTGTAATGTTCACGATCAAATAACGTTAAACATACAAGAACTTTTATCATAGtttatttgatgttataatgctgaagtgttttttgtttgaCAGAAAATATGAATACATTAGCAATAGTTATCGGGCTTGCTGTGTTGGTTACTTTAGCCTCTGCTCGCAGTTATAGTACCAATCAAGGATCATGGGATGGTCTGAATAATGGCTGGAATAGTGGACATCTGCCTAATAGGTGGAATAGTGGACGTTTGACCGGAGGTTGGAATAGCGGACATCTAGGAGGTGGATTGATTGGTGGACACCGAAGTAAGATTTTACAAACGATATGTCTtattaccaaatatatttaagttttacTTGTATTAACTATTGTTAGGGTTGGACATTCACAGTTCAATGTTGGTTACTATCTAACAAATTGGGTATGTCATTGTGTATATTACTCTCGTATGAATATCCTTCAGAAAGTATAGCTTTTTGAACATTCGCCACTATACAATCCATCAATCAAGCAACGAGTTTTCACTTCTATATACTGTTCGTCGAATTTTGTTTTTCCTAAACGTTGAGCATGTAAAGATTCCTTTGCCAATAAGAATCAAAGACATTGTACATTTTAACGTCTTCTTTCATAGCAtcaaaatactgtaaaatataTCCAGGAGATATAGGATCATAATAGACCAAATATAACAATAGTTATGAATTTTCTAGGATACAGAAGAGCAGCTGTTGCTTACGGTTCAGTTGATCCATACAGAAACAGTCATCTTAACAGTGGAGTAGGACTTTTGAACACATGGGGTATTAATTCAGGAAGGAGATCTAATTTAGGTTGGAGATCTGGTTCAAGATGGAGTCAGCGAGGTAGGTTTCGAATTTTTGTTCCTATCAAATGTAACCCGTATTTCATAACTCTCATTATGTTGATTAATGATCAAAATTCAACGTTTGCTTGATTACTTCTAAAGACATAGATGTTACACtgagtataaaaatataataagggaACGTTGCCTTAGATGCTACACTgagtatataaatataataagggAACGTTGCCTTAGATGCTACACTgagtatataaatataataagggAACGTTGCCATAGATGTTACACtgagtataaaaatataataagggaACGTTGCCTTAGATGCTACACTgagtatataaatataataagggAACGTTGCCTTAGATGCTACACTgagtatataaatataataaggaAACGTTGCCTTAGATGTTACACtgagtataaaaatataataagggaACGTTGCCTTAGATGCTACACTgagtatataaatataataagggAACGTTGCCATAGATGTTACACtgagtataaaaatataataagggaACGGTGCCTTAGATGCTTCACTgagtatataaatataataaggaAACGTCGCCTTAGATGTTACACTGAGTATATAAAGATAATAAGGGAACGTTGCCATAGATGTTACACTGagtacataaatataataagGGAACGTTGACATAGATGTTACACTacgtataaaaatataataagggaATGTTGCCTGAGATGTTACACtgagtataaaaatataataattgaaCGTTGCCATAGATGTTACACTgagtataataatataataaggGAACGTTGCCATAGATGTTACACTGAGTATATAAAGATAATAAGGGAACGTTGCCATATATGTTACACTGAGTATATAAAGATAATAAGGGAACGTTGCCATATATGTTACACTgagtatataaatataataagggAACGTTGCCATAGATGCTACACTGagtatatcaataaaataagggAACGTggtcataatttaattttgacacattttatttatttaaatataatatacctcagggaaatatatgaaaacctatccaaaatttcaaaaaataaatctaaatacCGAAATCCTaggtaaattcaaaaaggagAGGTATATAAAAACCGACAACATGTGACGTAATCCAACAACggaacaagtaaaaaagaaatcatCTCTCACATTCCTTTTGGGCAGGATGTGTCTGATAAATATCCACAAACTTTTGATTGGATTGTTTTCCACAAATTTTG
Above is a window of Mytilus trossulus isolate FHL-02 chromosome 4, PNRI_Mtr1.1.1.hap1, whole genome shotgun sequence DNA encoding:
- the LOC134714315 gene encoding uncharacterized protein LOC134714315 isoform X2; this translates as MNTLAIVIGLAVLVTLASARSYSTNQGSWDGLNNGWNSGHLPNRWNSGRLTGGWNSGHLGGGLIGGHRRYRRAAVAYGSVDPYRNSHLNSGVGLLNTWGINSGRRSNLGWRSGSRWSQRGY